The proteins below are encoded in one region of Catharus ustulatus isolate bCatUst1 chromosome 21, bCatUst1.pri.v2, whole genome shotgun sequence:
- the SEC16A gene encoding protein transport protein Sec16A isoform X1: MQQPPQPVPAGAAPPPPTGVARNMYWRNSPLSKRANAAAVPVQPVTDPFAFGRQTPQGSPLDNPSKGNAAFPQPALVHPRAGDSPHGPHTSLAAPVSQAGISSSSFSNVPVPSPSLGYVINSAAEGHPSADLGLRGPAVPVHYNPGAAVENSFSVHPGMVSAGSKPGARQDVGRDPNDAPSAPSTAALFPPPPQQPGPQWRPVPGNLQSPVRNFVPYPEQSPQTDVQNVSQPSVSASHAPPHTNVPQGPGHQGIPQNIVQAPLPAGCEKNGKNGPANSSHHMNSIQPGNVFRQNTEVTNPWLNQPYQEQFYPQPPLQDSSFVLPTAQENNPKNQSPAMSETSNRSIPTDRDPGTLSMFFRGDEAENEEILSSEKNYVMDKTEFDACQQNSASLYHQPVHPQQVATSLVSQAQLGTGSAAEMVQKGMDAQYFKHSVFAADDKAQIGDTAAGSQYENVENLECIQNQEVLPSEPQNISASSPAAGPDAYRYGSFPSQVLPKNAAVSHAEGGPNLEAPDSLPHPVRPDSVSSNYSSISHRSASGSARPPEQVGTFIQQEIGKPDEESSASFFKQIDSSPLGGDSGELNLSKNYHGNLSQPPTPSPPKPTGVFQTSANSSFEPVRSHGVGIKPAEIDQAKMVVELRESHSNQKNIKKNTTMPAASPGNLEQPPDNLETIYMPQVHPGPLAGSGEGGNTLHSGPVVENIQSVSERRSSTRAQGAVKKCDSPATTLWAHNELPNFGGNVLLAPAAPAVYVPAKQSVEVIQPPEEGLSNQQPCKPGTIAVQHSQDGNTTFENLENPPKMGEEEALQSQASSGYASLLSSPPTESLQNQPILIAQPNQSYNLAQPINFSISLSNQLSNNENNQPMKDSGVGDKPAMGPQTSHAGGENMPLPVMQVGSLLVNALPNTNLLKHNLLQSPGNSSDAASNQPANLLMKTPLNLTPEGQKNVNVEGLAPEFASKPGSNSSVSPGTNLPSGSASGLVPPVNSIAQGNNSANQSSSKEAAGVLDFTVSRTLEKSSTSNSVQVHNQSPSGAPVQQAASGAAQVRPEGPDKQHFYQQVTKDVQHQAVAQGALPPQPQMQAAQMQPPTSGQSSVPPDSQISTGAKAMQQGENQVLGNRPQPGGPQEAGSAQPRYDQTSPGKQPLSEQPPGAPAATAPPASTAQPVPPNGQQDLQRPPPPQTPQEAFGPPQNPYYYYRHPYDAYQAPYPPPYPPADPRTAAHLYYMEDSYGQYDPRYRHYDSSSAYMEPGSYRYPEPERPSSRASHCSDRPSSRQGYTEDYYGKSGWSDYYSGYYPNSYDYGDPSRWERYPYDPRYRDPRSYDQRYWYDAEHNPYQKREAYPYGSRNDRYDENWRYDPRFTGSFDDDAEPHRDPYGDDFDRRSVHSEHSGHSLRSSRSVHSHHSSFSSRSQQSQLYRSNHDLTGNAYDPPAQAASLHADYPYGGYDPSFDGQQPFPDYGYPAETGWAAVEQAPLRPSTPEKFSVPHICARFGPGGFLIKALPNLPSEGQPALVEIHSMETMLQHSPEQEEMRAFPGPLAKDETHKVDVINFAQSKAAQCFKNETLIDKESASLLWDFIVLLCRQNGTVVGTDLAELLLRDHKTVWLPGKSPNEANLIDFTNEALEQVEEESGEAQLSFLTDNLLTTVDSFEKETERFRELLLYGRKKDALESAMKHGLWGHALLLASKMDSRTHARVMTRFANSLPINDPLQTVYQLMSGRMPAASTCCGDEKWGDWRPHLAMVLSNLTNNVDLESRTIATMGDTLASKGLLDAAHFCYLMAQVGFGVYTRKTTKLVLIGSNHSLPFLKFATNEAIQRTEAYEYAQSLGSQPGCLPNFQVFKFIYACRLAEMGLAAQAFHYCEVISRTVLKDPHYYSPVLIGQLIQMSSQLRLFDPQIKEKPDQESFIEPSWLVTLRHVDGQIKEGAIAYNTDRSTPPPYECSTPSSELDRGSQCEGGGGRDMGPGAENALLASLLPNMAQQMQSVQLMPSVPQAVLDGSAAMIPPGDQGSVPFYPVAPQPLGPGSGFPPQGFSNPYGTEPSPLYLGSTLPPGGPPQEVEPQPEEQTKLETGMQRIAPESPPQNSFPEQREDDFYGRMANMGYGQRSRTTSESSAHSVGRERSNSAAKQPSPPPSAPAGKETKKETKKEAAPRKTGGTWFRWLMGKGKNEAHLPDDKNKSIVWDEQKQRWVNLDEPEEESKPPPPPPTGFPKAAQAAPPGPGAPPGASVNVFSRRAAGSRARYVDVLNPGGTKASAAVPAPSDLFAPLAPMPIPANVFVPNSVPGESQPVEGSGAAEQTPAPNQTNTDPAAAVEPEYLNPAALPPGSGLHVPNPDGSQSGELSRSSSMSSLSREVSQHFNQPAAVPPSGAPSAGAVPFYNPSQFAQSPAATGSSRLGRIGQRKYPTLK, from the exons ATGCAGCAGCCACCgcagcctgtccctgcaggggcggctcctcctcctcccaccgGCGTGGCTCGCAACATGTACTGGAGGAACAGCCCGCTGAGCAAACGGGCAAACGCCGCGGCTGTGCCGGTGCAGCCCGTCACTGACCCCTTTGCCTTCGGCAGGCAAACCCCCCAGGGCTCCCCTCTGGATAATCCATCCAAGGGCAACGCTGCcttcccacagccagccctggtgcATCCCCGCGCTGGGGACAGCCCTCACGGACCACACACGtctctggcagctcctgtgtcTCAGGCAGGGATCAGCAGCAGTTCCTTTTCTAATGTTCCAGTTCCTTCTCCGTCCCTGGGCTATGTTATAAATAGTGCTGCAGAAGGGCATCCCAGTGCTGATCTCGGACTCCGtgggcctgcagtgccggtgCATTATaacccaggagcagcagtggaaaattctTTCAGTGTGCATCCTGGAATGGTGTCTGCAGGGAGCAAACCTGGAGCTAGGCAGGATGTTGGCAGGGATCCAAATGATGCACCttcagcacccagcacagcagcgctcttcccaccacctccccagcagcctgggccCCAGTGGAGGCCTGTCCCAGGCAATCTACAGTCTCCAGTTCGGAATTTTGTGCCCTATCCTGAGCAATCTCCTCAGACTGATGTTCAGAACGTTTCCCAGCCTTCTGTCAGTGCTTCTCACGCTCCTCCACACACAAATGTCCCACAGGGTCCTGGACACCAAGGGATTCCACAAAACATCGTGCAAGCGCCTTTACCTGCTGGTTGTGAGAAGAATGGCAAAAATGGCCCTGCAAACAGCAGTCATCACATGAACAGCATCCAGCCTGGAAATGTGTTTAGGCAGAACACAGAAGTTACTAACCCTTGGTTAAACCAACCTTACCAGGAGCAGTTTTACCCACAGCCACCTTTGCAAGACTCCAGTTTTGTCCTTCCCACAGCTCaggaaaacaaccccaaaaaccaatCTCCAGCTATGTCTGAAACATCAAATAGATCTATTCCCACAGATCGAGATCCAGGGACTCTCTCCATGTTTTTTAGAGGGGATGaggcagaaaatgaagaaatactttcatctgaaaaaaattatgtaatgGATAAAACAGAGTTTGATGCCTGTCAGCAAAATTCAGCCTCCCTGTATCACCAGCCTGTGCATCCTCAGCAGGTGGCAACCAGTCTTGTCtctcaggcacagctgggtACAGGTTCAGCTGCTGAGATGGTACAGAAAGGAATGGATGCCCAGTACTTCAAGCactctgtgtttgctgctgatGACAAGGCACAGATAGGTGACACAGCTGCTGGGTCCCAGTATGAAAACGTGGAGAACCTGGAGTGCATTCAGAACCAGGAAGTGCTGCCGAGCGAACCACAGAACATCAGCGCTTCATCCCCTGCTGCTGGTCCCGATGCGTACAGGTACGGATCCTTCCCGAGCCAGGTGCTTCCAAAGAATGCTGCTGTGAGCCATGCTGAAGGAGGACCAAACCTGGAGGCACCTGATTCCTTACCTCACCCTGTCCGACCAGACAGCGTCTCTTCCAACTACAGCAGCATCAGCCACAGGAGCGCTTCCGGCTCGGCACGGCCCCCAGAGCAGGTTGGTACATTCATCCAGCAGGAAATTGGGAAACCTGATGAGGAATCCTCTGCCAGCTTCTTCAAACAGATTGACTCCTCTCCTCTGGGAGGTGATTCAGGTGAGCTGAACCTGAGCAAGAACTACCATGGCAATCTATCCCAGCCTCCCACTCCGAGTCCTCCTAAGCCTACAGGAGTGTTTCAGACAAGTGCAAATAGTTCTTTTGAACCTGTGAGGTCTCATGGAGTTGGTATAAAACCTGCAGAGATTGACCAGGCAAAGATGGTGGTTGAATTAAGAGAGAGCCACTCGAACCAAAAGAATATCAAGAAGAATACTACAATGCCTGCTGCATCTCCTGGCAATCTTGAACAGCCACCAGATAATCTGGAAACAATTTACATGCCTCAGGTACACCCAGGGCCTCTTGCAGGCTCTGGGGAAGGTGGAAACACGCTGCACTCTGGGCCTGTTGTGGAAAATATACAATCAGTATCTGAGAGACGGTCCTCAaccagagctcagggagcagTTAAGAAGTGTGATAGCCCAGCAACAACTTTATGGGCTCACAATGAGTtaccaaattttgggggaaatgtTCTCctagctcctgctgctcctgcagtgtaTGTACCTGCCAAACAGAGTGTGGAAGTCATCCAGCCACCAGAAGAAGGCCTGTCTAATCAGCAGCCATGTAAACCAGGGACTATTGCTGTGCAGCACTCCCAGGATGGAAATACAACTTTTGAAAATCTTGAGAATCCTCCCAaaatgggagaggaggaagcacTTCAGTCTCAGGCAAGTTCTGGTTATGCAAGTTTATTGTCTTCTCCACCTACAGAGTCTTTGCAAAATCAGCCTATCCTGATTGCTCAGCCTAATCAAAGCTATAACTTGGCTCAGccaattaatttttctatttctctatCTAATCAGCTAAGCAACAATGAAAACAATCAACCAATGAAGGACTCTGGAGTTGGGGACAAGCCTGCGATGGGTCCCCAAACTTCACATGCTGGTGGGGAAAATATGCCATTACCTGTGATGCAAGTTGGATCTCTGTTAGTTAATGCACTTCCAAATACTAATCTgttaaaacataatttattaCAAAGTCCTGGTAATTCTTCTGATGCTGCTTCTAATCAGCCTGCAAACTTGCTTATGAAAACTCCTCTTAATTTGACTCCAGAAGGGCAAAAGAATGTTAATGTGGAAGGCCTTGCTCCTGAATTTGCAAGCAAGCCAGGGTCTAACTCATCTGTTTCTCCTGGGACAAATCTTCCCAGTGGAAGTGCAAGTGGCCTGGTCCCCCCTGTTAATTCCATAGCACAAGGTAATAATTCTGCAAACCAATCAAGTAGCAAAGAAGCTGCTGGAGTGCTCGACTTCACAGTGTCACGGACGTtggagaaaagcagcacaagTAATTCAGTGCAGGTTCACAATCAGTCACCCTCTGGTGCCCCAGTCCAGCAGGCAGCCAGTGGTGCTGCTCAGGTGCGTCCCGAGGGGCCTGACAAACAACATTTCTATCAACAGGTGACAAAAGAtgtgcagcaccaggctgtagcacagggagctctgccaCCTCAGCCACAAATGCAAGCAGCTCAAATGCAGCCACCAACATCTGGGCAATCCTCAGTTCCTCCAGACTCCCAGATTTCCACAGGGGCTAAAGCCATGCAGCAGGGGGAGAACCAGGTGCTGGGGAACCGTCCCCAGCCTGGGGGGCCCCAAGAGGCAGgttcagcccagcccaggtatGACCAGACGAGTCCTGGGAAGCAGCCGCTGTCAGAACAGcctccaggtgctccagctgccacagcccctcctgccagcactgctcagccagTCCCACCCAACGGGCAGCAAGACCTGCAGCGTCCACCCCCTCCTCAGACCCCTCAGGAAGCTTTTGGTCCACCCCAGAACCCTTACTACTACTACAGACATCCTTACGATGCTTACCAGGCCCCATATCCACCACCTTACCCTCCTGCAGaccccaggacagcagctcacCTTTATTACATG GAGGACAGCTATGGGCAGTACGACCCCCGGTACCGACACTACGACAGCAGCAGTGCCTACATGGAGCCCGGGAGTTACCGCTACCCCGAGCCTGAACGGCCCAGCTCCAGGGCCAGCCACTGCTCTGACAGACCCTCCTCCAG GCAAGGGTATACAGAAGATTATTATGGAAAAAGTGGATGGAGTGATTATTATTCAGGCTATTACCCAAACTCTTATGATTATGGAG atCCAAGTCGCTGGGAGCGGTACCCATATGACCCCAGGTACAGAGACCCCAGAAGTTATGACCAGAGGTACTGGTATGATGCTGAACACAACCCCTACCAGAAGAGAGAAGCATATCCCTATGGCAGCAG GAACGACCGCTATGACGAGAACTGGCGCTACGATCCCCGTTTCACCGGCAGCTTTGACGACGACGCGGAGCCGCACAGGGATCCCTACGGGGACGACTTCGACCGGCGCAGCGTCCACAGCGAGCACTCGGGCCACAGCCTGCGCAGCTCCCGCAGCGTGCacagccaccacagcagcttcagctcccGCTCCCAGCAG AGCCAGCTGTACAGGAGCAATCACGACCTGACAGGTAACGCCTACGATCCCCCCGCGCAGGCGGCGTCGCTCCACGCCGATTACCCCTATGGAGGCTATGATCCCAGCTTTGATGGACAGCAGCCTTTCCCAGACTATGGCTACCCTGCTGAAACGGGCTGGGCAGCTGTGGAACAAG CACCTTTAAGACCCTCAACACCTGAGAAATTTTCAGTGCCTCATATCTGTGCCAGGTTTGGGCCTGGGGGCTTCTTAATAAAAGCTCTGCCAAACCTGCCTTCTGAGGGTCAGCCAGCTCTGGTTGAAATCCACAGCATGGAG ACTATGTTACAACATTCTCCAGAGCAAGAAGAGATGAGAGCCTTTCCTGGTCCTCTTGCTAA ggATGAGACACATAAAGTGGATGTTATTAATTTTGCACAAAGTAAAGCTGCACAATGCTTTAAGAATGAAACTTTAATTGACAAAGAATCTGCAAGTCTTCTTTGGGACTTCATTGTACTGTTGTGCAGGCAGAATGGG ACTGTTGTGGGAACAGACCTGGCTGAACTTCTGCTCCGAGATCATAAAACAGTGTGGCTTCCTGGCAAGTCCCCTAATGAGGCAAATTTGATTGATTTCACTAATGAGGCTCTGGAGCAAGTGGAAGAGGAATCTGGTGAAGCCCAGCTCTCATTTCTCACTGATAATCTTCTAACCACAGTTGACAGTTTTGAGAAGGAGACTGAGAGattcagggagctgctgctttatGGCCGTAAGAAA GATGCTTTGGAGTCTGCCATGAAGCATGGTTTGTGGGGTCATGCTCTGCTCCTTGCCAGCAAAATGGACAGCAGGACACATGCAAGAGTGATGACCAG ATTTGCCAACAGTCTCCCAATTAATGACCCTCTGCAGACTGTTTACCAGCTCATGTCTGGAAGGATGCCAGCTGCATCCACG TGCTGTGGAGATGAGAAATGGGGAGACTGGAGGCCTCACCTAGCAATGGTGTTATCCAACTTGACCAATAATGTGGACTTGGAATCCAGGACCATTGCTACCATGGGAGACACTCTTG CTTCCAAAGGCCTGCTGGATGCTGCTCATTTTTGTTACCTTATGGCCCAAGTTGGGTTTGGAGTTTACACAAGGAAGACAACAAAGCTTGTCCTAATTGGATCAAATCACAg CTTGCCATTTTTAAAGTTTGCCACCAATGAAGCCATTCAAAGAACAGAAGCTTATGAATATGCACAGTCACTAGGaagccagcctggctgcttgCCCAATTTCCAG GTGTTCAAGTTCATCTATGCCTGTCGGCTGGCTGAGATGGGGCTCGCTGCCCAGGCTTTCCACTACTGTGAAGTCATTTCCAGAACTGTCCTCAAAGACCCACATTACTATTCCCCTGTGCTGATTGGCCAGCTAATCCAG ATGTCGTCCCAGCTGCGCCTGTTTGACCCtcagataaaagaaaaaccagatCAGGAATCTTTTATTGAGCCCTCCTGGTTAGTGACACTTCGACATGTGGATGGACAGATCAAG gagggTGCAATAGCCTATAACACAGACAGATCCACTCCCCCTCCCTATGAgtgcagcactcccagctctgagctggacCGTGGCAGTCAGTGTGAGGGGGGAGGTGGCCGTGACATGGGGCCAGGTGCTGAAAATGCCTTGCTGGCATCCTTGTTACCCAACATGGCTCAACAGATGCAGAGCGTGCAGCTGATGCCTTCAG TACCTCAGGCTGTCCTTGATGGCTCAGCTGCCATGATTCCTCCTGGTGACCAGGGAAGTGTCCCCTTCTACCCAGTGGCTCCTCAGCCTCTTGGCCCAGGATCTGGCTTTCCACCTCAAGGATTTTCAAATCCTTATGGAACTGAACCGTCCCCACTATATTTAGGGTCAACACTACCCCCAGGAGGGCCACCACAAGAAGTGGAACCACAGCCAGAAGAGCAGACAAAGCTGGAAACAG gaatgcAGAGAATTGCCCCAGAGTCTCCTCCACAAAACTCCTTCCCTGAACAGAGAGAGGATGATTTCTATGGCAGAATGGCTAACATG GGCTATGGGCAAAGATCCCGAACAACCTCAGAGTCCTCTGCTCATTCTGTGGGACGAGAGAGATCCAACTCTGCAGCAAAACaaccctctcctcctccctctgctcctgcaggcaaAGAGactaaaaaggaaacaaaaaaggaggCAGCACCTAGAAAG aCTGGTGGAACCTGGTTTCGCTGGctgatgggaaaaggaaagaatgagGCTCACCTGCCAGATGACAAGAACAAATCA ATTGTTTGGGATGAGCAGAAACAACGTTGGGTTAATCTGGATGAACCAGAAGAAGAG AGTAAACCTCCTCCACCACCTCCAACAGGATTTCCTAAagctgctcaggctgctcccCCTGGGCCTGGAGCCCCACCTGGTGCCTCTGTCAATGTgttctccaggagagcag ctgggagcagagcccgtTATGTGGATGTCCTGAATCCAGGAGGAACCAaggccagtgctgctgttcctgcaccATCAGACCTGTTTGCTCCCCTGGCACCAATGCCCATTCCTGCCAACGTGTTTGTTCCAAACTCAG TTCCAGGGGAATCCCAGCCCGTGGAAGGgagtggagcagcagagcaaacaccagctccaaaccaaaccaacacagaccctgctgcagctgtggaacCAGAG TACTTAAACCCTGCAGCCCTTCCTCCTGGATCTGGACTTCATGTTCCTAACCCTGATGGCTCCCAGTCAGGCGAG CTTTCGCGCTCTAGTTCAATGAGTTCATTATCACGTGAAGTAAGCCAGCATTTTAATCAG CCTGCCGCTGTTCCACCCTCGGGGGCACCTTCAGCAGGAGCGGTACCGTTCTACAACCCCTCTCAATTTGCACAA TCTCCTGCAGCCACTGGAAGTTCAAGACTGGGAAGAATTGGACAGAGGAAGTATCCAACACTGAAATAG